The proteins below come from a single Gossypium raimondii isolate GPD5lz chromosome 2, ASM2569854v1, whole genome shotgun sequence genomic window:
- the LOC105787921 gene encoding protein EXPORTIN 1A isoform X1, with the protein MAAERLRDLSQPIDVSLLDATVAAFYGTGSKQERAHADQILRDLQNNPDMWLQVVHILQQTKSLNTKFFALQVLEGVIKYRWNALPVEQRDGMKNYISEVIVQLSSNEASFRAERLYVNKLNIILVQILKHDWPARWRSFIPDLVAAAKTSETICENCMAILKLLSEEVFDFSRGEMTQQKIKELKQSLNSEFQLIHELCLYVLSASQRTELIRATLSTLHAFLSWIPLGYIFESTLLETLLKFFPVPSYRNLTLQCLTEVAALNFGDYYNVQYVKMYNIFVVQLQTILPPTTDIPEAYAHGTSEEQAFIQNLALFFTSFYKFHIRVLETAQENISALLVGLEYLINISYVDDTEVFKVCLDYWNSLVLELFDANHNMDNSAVTANMMGLQVPLLPGLVDGLGAQLLQRRQLYAGTMSKLRMLMICRMAKPEEVLIVEDENGNIVRETMKDNDVLVQYKSMRETLIYLSHLDHEDTEKQMLKKLSKQLSGEDWTWNNLNTLCWAIGSISGSMMEEQENRFLVMVIRDLLNLCEITKGKDNKAVIASNIMYVVGQYPRFLRAHWKFLKTVVNKLFEFMHETHPGVQDMACDTFLKIVQKCKRKFVIVQVGENEPFVSELLSALATTVADLEPHQIHSFYESVGHMIQAESDPHKRDEYLQRLMELPNQKWGEIIGQARQSVDFLKDQDVIRTVLNILQTNTSVASSLGTHFLSQISLIFLDMLNVYRMYSELISSSIAEGGPYASKTSYVKLLRSVKRETLKLIETFLDKAEDQPQIGKQFVPPMMDPVLGDYARNLPDARESEVLSLFATIINKYKVAMIDDVPRLFEAVFQCTLEMITKNFEDYPEHRLKFFSLLRAIATHCFAALIRLSSQQLKLVMDSIIWAFRHTERNIAETGLNLLLEMLKNFQASEFCNQFYRTYFLSIEQEIFAVLTDTFHKPGFKLHVLVLQHLFCLVESGLLTEPLWDAATVPYPYPNNGMFVREYTIKLLSTSFPNMTAAEVTQFVNGLFDSRNDLSTFKNHIRDFLVQSKEFSAQDNKDLYAEEAALQRERERQRMLSIPGLIAPNEIQDEMLDS; encoded by the exons ATGGCGGCTGAGAGGCTTAGGGATTTGAGTCAGCCGATTGATGTTTCCTTGCTTGACGCCACCGTTGCTGCCTTTTACGGCACCGGATCTAAACAAGAG AGAGCACATGCTGATCAGATCTTGCGAGATCTGCAAAATAATCCAGATATGTGGCTTCAGGTTGTGCACATCTTGCAGCAGACAAAGAGCCTTAATACCAAGTTTTTTGCCTTGCAG GTTCTTGAAGGTGTCATCAAGTATAGATGGAATGCCTTGCCTGTTGAGCAGCGAGATGgaatgaaaaattacatttcTGAAGTCATTGTACAG TTGTCAAGCAATGAGGCATCCTTTCGAGCAGAAAGGCTGTATGTCAACAAGCTGAATATCATATTGGTTCAG ATTCTAAAACATGATTGGCCAGCTAGATGGCGAAGCTTCATTCCTGATCTTGTTGCAGCAGCAAAAACTAGTGAAACAATATGCGAAAATTGCATGGCAATACTGAAA CTTCTAAGTGAAGAAGTTTTTGATTTCTCAAGGGGTGAAATGACTCAACAAAAGATCAAAGAGCTTAAACAATCTCTAAATAG TGAGTTTCAACTCATTCATGAGTTATGCTTATACGTATTATCAGCTTCGCAAAGAACAGAGCTTATACGGGCTACCCTGTCCACCTTACATGCATTTCTTTCGTGGATTCCTCTGGGCTATATATTTGAATCAACTTTG CTGGAAACACTCCTAAAATTTTTCCCTGTACCATCATACCGGAATCTTACCCTCCAATGCCTAACAGAg GTTGCTGCCTTAAATTTCGGGGACTACTATAACGTGCAATATGTTAAGATGTACAATATATTTGTGGTCCAGTTGCAG ACTATTCTCCCACCCACTACAGACATCCCTGAGGCTTATGCACATGGAACCAGTGAGGAACAG GCATTCATTCAGAATTTGGCACTATTCTTCACTTCATTCTACAAG tTTCACATTCGGGTGCTAGAGACTGCGCAAGAAAATATTTCTGCATTGTTAGTGGGTCTGGAATACCTTATCAACATATCTTATGTGGATGATACAGAGGTCTTTAAG GTTTGCTTGGACTATTGGAACTCCTTGGTCTTGGAGCTGTTTGATGCAAATCATAACATGGATAATTCTGCTGTAACTGCAAACATGATGGGACTGCAG GTGCCTTTGCTTCCTGGCCTGGTCGATGGCCTTGGTGCCCAGCTTCTGCAACGAAGGCAACTTTATGCTGGTACAATGTCAAAGCTGAGAATGCTCATGATTTGCCGTATGGCTAAGCCTGAGGAGGTTTTGATAGTTGAGGATGAGAATGGCAATATTGTTCGAGAGACGATGAAAGATAATGATGTTCTTGTTCAGTATAAG AGTATGAGGGAGACATTGATCTATTTGTCTCACTTAGATCATGAGGATACTGAAAAGCAG ATGCTAAAGAAATTAAGTAAGCAATTGAGTGGTGAGGATTGGACTTGGAACAACTTGAACACATTATGTTGGGCAATAGGATCTATTTCTGGTTCCATGATGGAAGAACAG GAAAACAGGTTTCTGGTGATGGTCATTCGTGATTTGCTGAATTTGTGTGAAATCACTAAAGGGAAAGACAATAAAGCTGTTATTGCTAGTAACATTAT GTATGTGGTTGGACAATATCCAAGGTTTTTAAGGGCTCACTGGAAGTTCCTTAAAACTGTTGTTAATAAGTTGTTCGAATTCATGCATGAAACACATCCAGGAGTTCAG GATATGGCCTGTGATACATTCTTGAAGATTGTTCAGAAATGCAAGCGAAAATTTGTGATTGTGCAG GTTGGAGAAAATGAACCATTTGTATCTGAACTTCTATCTGCTCTTGCAACCACCGTTGCTGATCTAGAGCCTCATCAGATTCATTCATTTTATGAATCA gttggTCATATGATTCAAGCAGAATCTGATCCCCATAAGAGGGATGAATACTTGCAGAGACTGATGGAACTCCCCAACCAG AAATGGGGTGAAATTATTGGGCAGGCACGTCAAAGTGTTGACTTCCTTAAAGACCAGGATGTGATAAGAACTGTGTTGAACATATTGCAG ACAAATACTAGTGTTGCCAGTTCTCTTGGAACGCACTTCTTATCTCAGATTTCTTTAATCTTCCTAGACATGCTCAATGTATACAG AATGTACAGCGAGCTTATATCAAGTAGTATTGCAGAAGGTGGACCCTATGCATCAAAAACATCCTATGTGAAACTTCTACG ATCTGTTAAGAGGGAGACTCTAAAGCTCATTGAAACATTTTTGGACAAGGCAGAAGATCAACCACAAATTGGGAAACAATTTGTGCCCCCAATGATGGATCCAGTTCTTGGTGACTATGCTAGGAATTTGCCTGATGCTAGAGAATCTGAAGTTCTTTCACTTTTTGCCACAATAATAAACAA GTATAAAGTTGCAATGATAGATGATGTTCCCCGTCTATTTGAAGCTGTTTTTCAGTGCACACTGGAG ATgataaccaaaaattttgaagattacCCAGAACATCGCCTCAAATTCTTTTCACTGCTTCGTGCCATTGCTACTCATTGTTTTGCTGCACTTATACGGTTATCAAGTCAG CAATTAAAGCTTGTTATGGATTCAATCATTTGGGCATTCCGGCATACAGAGAGAAATATTGCAGAAACTGGTCTAAATCTTCTATTGGAGATGCTGAAAAACTTTCAG GCTTCTGAATTTTGCAACCAGTTCTACCGAACATACTTTTTGTCAATTGAGCAAGAAATATTTGCCGTCTTGACAGACACATTTCACAAACCTGGTTTCAAGTTGCATGTCTTGGTTTTGCAGCACCTGTTCTGCCTG GTTGAGAGTGGTTTGTTGACTGAGCCATTGTGGGATGCTGCTACGGTTCCATATCCATATCCAAACAATGGAATGTTTGTTCGTGAATACACGATAAAGCTTCTGAGTACATCATTCCCCAACATGACTGCTGCTGAG GTTACTCAATTTGTGAATGGATTATTTGACTCGAGAAATGATTTGTccacttttaaaaatcacatacGGGACTTCCTTGTgcaatcaaaagaattttcagcTCAG GACAATAAAGATCTCTATGCAGAAGAGGCTGCCCTACAAAGGGAAAGAGAGCGACAACGGATGCTTTCTATCCCAGGGCTCATTGCCCCAAATGAGATACAAGATGAGATGTTGGACTCGTAG
- the LOC105787921 gene encoding protein EXPORTIN 1A isoform X2, with product MAAERLRDLSQPIDVSLLDATVAAFYGTGSKQERAHADQILRDLQNNPDMWLQVVHILQQTKSLNTKFFALQVLEGVIKYRWNALPVEQRDGMKNYISEVIVQLSSNEASFRAERLYVNKLNIILVQILKHDWPARWRSFIPDLVAAAKTSETICENCMAILKLLSEEVFDFSRGEMTQQKIKELKQSLNSEFQLIHELCLYVLSASQRTELIRATLSTLHAFLSWIPLGYIFESTLLETLLKFFPVPSYRNLTLQCLTEVAALNFGDYYNVQYVKMYNIFVVQLQTILPPTTDIPEAYAHGTSEEQAFIQNLALFFTSFYKFHIRVLETAQENISALLVGLEYLINISYVDDTEVFKVCLDYWNSLVLELFDANHNMDNSAVTANMMGLQVPLLPGLVDGLGAQLLQRRQLYAGTMSKLRMLMICRMAKPEEVLIVEDENGNIVRETMKDNDVLVQYKSMRETLIYLSHLDHEDTEKQMLKKLSKQLSGEDWTWNNLNTLCWAIGSISGSMMEEQENRFLVMVIRDLLNLCEITKGKDNKAVIASNIMYVVGQYPRFLRAHWKFLKTVVNKLFEFMHETHPGVQDMACDTFLKIVQKCKRKFVIVQVGENEPFVSELLSALATTVADLEPHQIHSFYESVGHMIQAESDPHKRDEYLQRLMELPNQKWGEIIGQARQSVDFLKDQDVIRTVLNILQTNTSVASSLGTHFLSQISLIFLDMLNVYRMYSELISSSIAEGGPYASKTSYVKLLRSVKRETLKLIETFLDKAEDQPQIGKQFVPPMMDPVLGDYARNLPDARESEVLSLFATIINKYKVAMIDDVPRLFEAVFQCTLEMITKNFEDYPEHRLKFFSLLRAIATHCFAALIRLSSQQLKLVMDSIIWAFRHTERNIAETGLNLLLEMLKNFQASEFCNQFYRTYFLSIEQEIFAVLTDTFHKPGFKLHVLVLQHLFCLSLTLFSG from the exons ATGGCGGCTGAGAGGCTTAGGGATTTGAGTCAGCCGATTGATGTTTCCTTGCTTGACGCCACCGTTGCTGCCTTTTACGGCACCGGATCTAAACAAGAG AGAGCACATGCTGATCAGATCTTGCGAGATCTGCAAAATAATCCAGATATGTGGCTTCAGGTTGTGCACATCTTGCAGCAGACAAAGAGCCTTAATACCAAGTTTTTTGCCTTGCAG GTTCTTGAAGGTGTCATCAAGTATAGATGGAATGCCTTGCCTGTTGAGCAGCGAGATGgaatgaaaaattacatttcTGAAGTCATTGTACAG TTGTCAAGCAATGAGGCATCCTTTCGAGCAGAAAGGCTGTATGTCAACAAGCTGAATATCATATTGGTTCAG ATTCTAAAACATGATTGGCCAGCTAGATGGCGAAGCTTCATTCCTGATCTTGTTGCAGCAGCAAAAACTAGTGAAACAATATGCGAAAATTGCATGGCAATACTGAAA CTTCTAAGTGAAGAAGTTTTTGATTTCTCAAGGGGTGAAATGACTCAACAAAAGATCAAAGAGCTTAAACAATCTCTAAATAG TGAGTTTCAACTCATTCATGAGTTATGCTTATACGTATTATCAGCTTCGCAAAGAACAGAGCTTATACGGGCTACCCTGTCCACCTTACATGCATTTCTTTCGTGGATTCCTCTGGGCTATATATTTGAATCAACTTTG CTGGAAACACTCCTAAAATTTTTCCCTGTACCATCATACCGGAATCTTACCCTCCAATGCCTAACAGAg GTTGCTGCCTTAAATTTCGGGGACTACTATAACGTGCAATATGTTAAGATGTACAATATATTTGTGGTCCAGTTGCAG ACTATTCTCCCACCCACTACAGACATCCCTGAGGCTTATGCACATGGAACCAGTGAGGAACAG GCATTCATTCAGAATTTGGCACTATTCTTCACTTCATTCTACAAG tTTCACATTCGGGTGCTAGAGACTGCGCAAGAAAATATTTCTGCATTGTTAGTGGGTCTGGAATACCTTATCAACATATCTTATGTGGATGATACAGAGGTCTTTAAG GTTTGCTTGGACTATTGGAACTCCTTGGTCTTGGAGCTGTTTGATGCAAATCATAACATGGATAATTCTGCTGTAACTGCAAACATGATGGGACTGCAG GTGCCTTTGCTTCCTGGCCTGGTCGATGGCCTTGGTGCCCAGCTTCTGCAACGAAGGCAACTTTATGCTGGTACAATGTCAAAGCTGAGAATGCTCATGATTTGCCGTATGGCTAAGCCTGAGGAGGTTTTGATAGTTGAGGATGAGAATGGCAATATTGTTCGAGAGACGATGAAAGATAATGATGTTCTTGTTCAGTATAAG AGTATGAGGGAGACATTGATCTATTTGTCTCACTTAGATCATGAGGATACTGAAAAGCAG ATGCTAAAGAAATTAAGTAAGCAATTGAGTGGTGAGGATTGGACTTGGAACAACTTGAACACATTATGTTGGGCAATAGGATCTATTTCTGGTTCCATGATGGAAGAACAG GAAAACAGGTTTCTGGTGATGGTCATTCGTGATTTGCTGAATTTGTGTGAAATCACTAAAGGGAAAGACAATAAAGCTGTTATTGCTAGTAACATTAT GTATGTGGTTGGACAATATCCAAGGTTTTTAAGGGCTCACTGGAAGTTCCTTAAAACTGTTGTTAATAAGTTGTTCGAATTCATGCATGAAACACATCCAGGAGTTCAG GATATGGCCTGTGATACATTCTTGAAGATTGTTCAGAAATGCAAGCGAAAATTTGTGATTGTGCAG GTTGGAGAAAATGAACCATTTGTATCTGAACTTCTATCTGCTCTTGCAACCACCGTTGCTGATCTAGAGCCTCATCAGATTCATTCATTTTATGAATCA gttggTCATATGATTCAAGCAGAATCTGATCCCCATAAGAGGGATGAATACTTGCAGAGACTGATGGAACTCCCCAACCAG AAATGGGGTGAAATTATTGGGCAGGCACGTCAAAGTGTTGACTTCCTTAAAGACCAGGATGTGATAAGAACTGTGTTGAACATATTGCAG ACAAATACTAGTGTTGCCAGTTCTCTTGGAACGCACTTCTTATCTCAGATTTCTTTAATCTTCCTAGACATGCTCAATGTATACAG AATGTACAGCGAGCTTATATCAAGTAGTATTGCAGAAGGTGGACCCTATGCATCAAAAACATCCTATGTGAAACTTCTACG ATCTGTTAAGAGGGAGACTCTAAAGCTCATTGAAACATTTTTGGACAAGGCAGAAGATCAACCACAAATTGGGAAACAATTTGTGCCCCCAATGATGGATCCAGTTCTTGGTGACTATGCTAGGAATTTGCCTGATGCTAGAGAATCTGAAGTTCTTTCACTTTTTGCCACAATAATAAACAA GTATAAAGTTGCAATGATAGATGATGTTCCCCGTCTATTTGAAGCTGTTTTTCAGTGCACACTGGAG ATgataaccaaaaattttgaagattacCCAGAACATCGCCTCAAATTCTTTTCACTGCTTCGTGCCATTGCTACTCATTGTTTTGCTGCACTTATACGGTTATCAAGTCAG CAATTAAAGCTTGTTATGGATTCAATCATTTGGGCATTCCGGCATACAGAGAGAAATATTGCAGAAACTGGTCTAAATCTTCTATTGGAGATGCTGAAAAACTTTCAG GCTTCTGAATTTTGCAACCAGTTCTACCGAACATACTTTTTGTCAATTGAGCAAGAAATATTTGCCGTCTTGACAGACACATTTCACAAACCTGGTTTCAAGTTGCATGTCTTGGTTTTGCAGCACCTGTTCTGCCTG TCTTTGACATTATTTTCAGGTTGA